The Stratiformator vulcanicus genome has a segment encoding these proteins:
- a CDS encoding glycosylase → MRLTLPSLKFFIAVGILISGSLAGAEQPPFPPELTKFVPYSDNPVFEAAGEGNWDVKIRERGWILKRDGQWHMWFTGYDGERSGMKKLGYATSTDGIEWKRHPSNPIYQEHWVEDMMVVDQGGRLWMFAEGLHDQSQLLVSDNGIDWKRVGTLDVRLTDGTPIPAGPYGTPTAWYEDGIWYLFYERRDAGVWLATSEDMRVWTNVSDDPVLSPGPGEYDRKMIAMNQIVKFEDRYYALFHGTAANSSPSLWSSGIAVSDDLKNWTKYKHNPLRPTKENRSSNILVRDGSQFRLYTMHDRVDLYVRPHDPKLRPKRGKDGH, encoded by the coding sequence GTGCGTCTCACATTACCTTCTCTTAAATTTTTCATCGCAGTTGGCATCCTGATATCAGGTTCGCTCGCCGGCGCTGAGCAGCCGCCGTTCCCTCCAGAACTGACGAAGTTCGTTCCCTACTCCGACAACCCTGTTTTCGAGGCGGCAGGCGAAGGGAACTGGGACGTCAAAATTCGCGAGCGCGGCTGGATCCTCAAGCGCGACGGCCAGTGGCACATGTGGTTCACCGGGTACGACGGCGAACGTTCCGGGATGAAGAAACTGGGGTACGCGACATCTACCGACGGAATCGAGTGGAAGCGACACCCGAGCAACCCGATCTATCAGGAGCACTGGGTCGAAGACATGATGGTCGTCGATCAGGGCGGGCGGCTGTGGATGTTCGCGGAAGGCCTCCACGATCAGTCCCAACTGCTTGTTTCTGACAACGGAATTGACTGGAAACGCGTCGGAACGCTCGACGTCAGACTGACAGACGGCACGCCGATACCGGCGGGACCGTATGGCACGCCCACGGCTTGGTACGAGGACGGAATCTGGTATCTGTTTTATGAGCGTCGCGACGCCGGAGTCTGGCTCGCAACCTCCGAAGACATGCGGGTCTGGACCAACGTCAGCGACGATCCCGTTCTCTCCCCCGGGCCGGGCGAATATGATCGAAAAATGATCGCGATGAATCAGATCGTGAAATTCGAAGATCGCTATTACGCCCTTTTTCACGGTACAGCCGCGAACTCGAGCCCCAGTCTTTGGAGCAGTGGGATCGCCGTTTCCGACGATCTAAAGAACTGGACGAAATACAAACACAACCCCCTTCGTCCGACCAAAGAGAATCGTTCGAGCAATATTCTTGTGCGCGACGGCTCGCAGTTCCGGCTCTACACCATGCACGACCGCGTTGATCTTTATGTGCGGCCGCATGATCCGAAGCTGAGACCGAAGCGAGGGAAGGACGGACATTGA
- a CDS encoding class I SAM-dependent methyltransferase: MKEPKGGSVPVQLGPRQLTMLIPLWGRAEATRRRPRLFSDAKAVEIVESLDFDFSKWQATKTALGSVLRTRMFDQDVADFVRQNPDGTVVELGCGLNTRFERVDNGRVQWIDLDLPEVIELRKQFFDEGPRRRMFSADVTNNQWLDNLDLPTGPCCFVSEAMLIYLDPEQATTAIQLIAGRLDEAVLILDTTPRAMVNSQHRHDTLKHLPRESWFRWACDEPRTLESHGLQLERSRSLLDADRDLIQELPISWRILWRFGQPILKPWLDGYRINVFQCSR; encoded by the coding sequence ATGAAAGAGCCGAAAGGGGGCAGCGTACCGGTGCAACTCGGCCCGCGTCAGTTGACGATGCTGATTCCCCTGTGGGGGCGAGCCGAAGCAACCCGTCGTCGACCGCGACTCTTTTCTGACGCCAAGGCGGTCGAGATCGTCGAATCACTCGACTTCGATTTCTCAAAATGGCAGGCCACGAAAACGGCACTCGGATCCGTCCTGCGAACGCGAATGTTCGATCAGGACGTCGCGGATTTTGTCAGGCAAAATCCGGACGGGACGGTCGTCGAACTCGGATGCGGATTGAATACGCGATTCGAACGGGTTGATAACGGTCGCGTTCAGTGGATCGACCTTGACCTGCCCGAGGTCATCGAGCTCCGAAAGCAGTTCTTTGATGAAGGCCCGCGGCGACGAATGTTCTCTGCCGATGTGACAAACAATCAATGGCTCGACAATCTCGACCTCCCAACCGGCCCTTGCTGTTTCGTCTCGGAAGCAATGCTCATTTATCTCGATCCCGAACAGGCAACAACTGCGATTCAATTGATTGCCGGTCGACTTGACGAAGCAGTACTTATTCTTGATACGACGCCACGAGCGATGGTCAATTCCCAACACCGCCACGACACGCTCAAGCATTTGCCGCGAGAGAGTTGGTTTCGATGGGCTTGCGACGAACCGCGGACGCTGGAATCTCACGGGCTGCAATTAGAGCGATCGCGCTCCTTGCTCGATGCCGATCGTGACTTAATACAAGAATTGCCGATCAGTTGGCGAATTCTGTGGCGATTTGGACAACCGATATTAAAACCGTGGCTCGATGGTTATCGAATCAATGTGTTTCAGTGCAGCCGTTGA
- a CDS encoding ComEC/Rec2 family competence protein: protein MSSTSEQSIENVAISPIRRPAVAICIACATGIAFDRFVSPELRVWLVAGFVFVVMASILRLNSFRRAATLGVLLLMVTVGGALSHWHGSIRGPGAIAAALGDEPRLMKFEGVVVSRPIVDRRRARGIRAAWPLVDRTLFEVRIESLSDQQRRRPTSGVVRLYVSGHCTDIEVGRRVTCSGWLAKPPEWSNPGDRDLARDLRFEGIDGFCFVDHPDLVKPSGRFSSANHISLMVRSLFGEISQRISTAFRSDLSPRNAMVADALFLGRRENMDEGLRDQFIEAGVLHLLAISGLHVGIFWGGVALICRLLRLSSPLKIIVPVVAVFGYAAITEFPPSLARAALFVGLLSATRLCGRGPDTLNLLFTTAGALMVWRPSILFDVGAQLSFLSVIGIRCAVSTIEPLRRIAGGKFSYAPLQAMSATVGAMLFSGPLVVYRFGMFAPAALLLNLIVVPLVVVPLWLGYCLMVSVIALPGMSGPIAFLLDQSLTLFLMLIDGFSATGVRALRLPAPPTPVLVLLYASLLSGALLWERVAIRRRIVFGCVTAATLLSIGTLFAPVDQRLRVTFLDVGHGTSILIESPGGTTALYDCGCLSSDRRAAEVAGRAVRQSSASLLDLLMVSHADVDHFNGVPRLLRRYGAATIATTPHMLRSEQPAATQLISRIIEDRIPLNAVSAGDGIDLGDGCRLQILAPFGEEQFQTDNEASLVVRIDYADRRILLTGDIEGDGLRRLIEQLSDDKTLTSRCDVLMAPHHGGRDSNVPDLATAVRPSVVVMSSASDDPLVRIQQNYPDARCIGTSQGAVRIAIDRSGKMTVEQKGRELLSVESDES, encoded by the coding sequence GTGAGTTCCACGTCAGAGCAATCCATTGAGAACGTCGCGATCTCGCCGATCCGCCGACCGGCTGTTGCGATTTGCATTGCCTGCGCAACCGGAATTGCGTTCGACCGCTTTGTCTCGCCCGAACTGCGAGTTTGGCTCGTCGCCGGTTTCGTTTTCGTTGTCATGGCGTCGATTCTTCGACTGAATTCGTTTCGCCGGGCTGCGACGCTTGGCGTCCTATTATTGATGGTCACGGTCGGAGGTGCGCTGAGCCACTGGCATGGTTCGATTCGTGGCCCCGGGGCGATCGCGGCCGCATTGGGTGACGAACCGCGGCTAATGAAATTTGAAGGCGTCGTTGTTTCGCGCCCGATCGTAGATCGTCGCCGCGCTCGGGGAATTCGAGCCGCATGGCCGCTAGTCGATCGCACCTTGTTCGAGGTCCGGATCGAGTCACTCTCGGACCAGCAACGTCGTCGACCGACCTCCGGGGTCGTTCGTTTGTATGTCTCGGGCCACTGCACCGATATTGAGGTCGGTCGGCGCGTGACGTGTTCCGGTTGGCTGGCCAAGCCACCGGAGTGGAGCAATCCGGGCGATCGGGACCTCGCGCGTGATCTTCGCTTTGAAGGCATCGACGGGTTCTGCTTCGTCGATCATCCCGATCTCGTGAAACCGTCAGGCAGATTCAGCTCAGCAAATCACATCTCGTTAATGGTTCGATCTCTATTCGGAGAGATCAGTCAGCGTATTTCGACCGCATTTCGGTCCGATCTTTCGCCTCGGAACGCGATGGTCGCGGATGCCCTGTTTCTTGGCCGCCGCGAAAACATGGATGAAGGCCTGCGTGACCAATTCATCGAAGCAGGTGTGCTGCACCTGTTGGCCATTTCGGGGCTGCATGTCGGTATATTCTGGGGCGGGGTTGCGCTGATCTGCCGGTTGCTTCGTTTATCGTCGCCCTTAAAGATCATCGTGCCGGTCGTGGCGGTGTTCGGCTACGCAGCGATCACCGAGTTTCCCCCGTCGCTCGCCCGCGCCGCGTTATTCGTGGGCTTACTTTCGGCAACGCGGTTGTGCGGTCGGGGGCCCGACACATTGAACCTGCTGTTCACAACGGCCGGTGCGCTGATGGTGTGGCGTCCATCGATCCTGTTCGACGTCGGTGCCCAATTGTCGTTCTTATCTGTCATCGGAATTCGGTGTGCGGTCAGCACGATTGAGCCTTTGCGGCGCATCGCGGGAGGAAAATTCTCGTACGCGCCGCTGCAGGCGATGTCGGCCACAGTGGGAGCGATGTTATTCTCCGGTCCGCTGGTCGTTTATCGATTCGGAATGTTCGCGCCGGCCGCCCTGCTGCTGAATCTAATCGTCGTTCCGCTGGTCGTCGTCCCGCTATGGCTGGGCTATTGCTTGATGGTCTCCGTCATCGCCCTTCCTGGAATGTCCGGACCAATCGCATTTCTTCTCGATCAGTCTCTCACGCTATTTCTGATGCTCATCGACGGATTTAGCGCGACCGGCGTAAGGGCACTGCGATTGCCTGCTCCTCCGACGCCGGTCCTCGTTTTGCTATACGCGAGTTTGCTGTCAGGCGCGCTCCTCTGGGAACGGGTTGCCATACGACGTCGGATCGTCTTCGGCTGTGTGACAGCAGCGACGTTGCTCTCGATCGGGACGTTGTTCGCGCCGGTCGATCAGCGGCTTCGAGTCACATTTCTGGATGTCGGACACGGGACATCAATATTAATCGAATCGCCGGGCGGAACGACGGCATTGTATGACTGCGGCTGCCTCAGCAGCGATCGCCGCGCCGCAGAAGTCGCCGGTCGTGCGGTCCGTCAGTCCTCTGCCTCGCTGCTCGATCTCCTGATGGTTTCACACGCGGATGTCGACCACTTCAACGGTGTCCCTCGGCTGCTTCGTCGCTACGGTGCGGCGACGATCGCGACGACGCCGCACATGTTGCGGTCGGAGCAACCGGCGGCCACTCAACTGATTTCGCGAATCATTGAAGATCGCATTCCGCTCAACGCGGTCTCTGCGGGAGACGGCATCGATCTCGGTGACGGCTGTCGGTTGCAGATCCTCGCTCCGTTCGGTGAGGAACAATTTCAGACCGACAATGAAGCATCGCTCGTCGTCCGCATTGACTATGCCGACCGACGAATCCTGCTCACAGGTGACATTGAAGGCGACGGACTTCGCCGGTTGATTGAGCAACTTTCCGACGACAAAACTTTGACCAGCCGATGCGATGTCCTGATGGCGCCGCATCATGGGGGACGCGATAGCAACGTGCCTGACCTTGCGACGGCGGTCCGTCCTTCGGTCGTCGTCATGAGTTCTGCAAGCGACGACCCCTTAGTCCGGATTCAGCAGAACTATCCCGATGCACGCTGCATCGGCACATCGCAAGGGGCGGTTCGCATTGCCATCGACCGATCCGGAAAGATGACCGTCGAACAGAAAGGCCGTGAATTGCTATCGGTTGAGAGTGACGAGTCGTGA
- a CDS encoding tetratricopeptide repeat protein: MAEDPTNDDRFKQARRLIRKGKYGPAIELVWLLVAEYPLDADLQESLASAYFMAGDFSAALRHFERVTKLAPHASGKALVNMGAVYNRTGDHRKAVEVLRRGIAREKRSAEGFYNLGFAHRKLGQNAMAINAYKEAVKVNPEFAEAFQNLGNLYLEMKNFQQARMQFERALSIRPDFKKAKNGLAESERESNAARREYSPFGRLVDPAKAKKTSKKNVKEMSSAQRCRDRADLHDLASELEETTRRFTTALRDELEPALYGLERLIGTGRSDESLLKGIEEFHQSAVAARERRGEMKRKVLELWAHEELQNTPSTPAKAEDPDTVDTEEEFGDATPMIIVDD; this comes from the coding sequence ATGGCTGAAGACCCGACCAACGACGATCGTTTCAAACAGGCGCGCCGCCTGATTCGCAAAGGCAAATACGGCCCGGCGATCGAACTGGTCTGGTTACTCGTCGCGGAGTATCCACTCGACGCGGACCTGCAGGAATCGTTGGCGTCGGCGTACTTCATGGCCGGTGATTTTTCGGCGGCACTGAGGCACTTTGAACGTGTCACAAAGCTTGCCCCTCACGCTTCCGGCAAAGCGCTGGTGAATATGGGAGCGGTCTACAACCGCACCGGCGATCACCGCAAAGCGGTGGAAGTGCTCCGCCGAGGAATCGCGCGAGAGAAACGCTCGGCCGAAGGTTTTTATAACTTGGGCTTCGCACACCGCAAACTCGGCCAGAATGCGATGGCCATCAATGCCTACAAAGAGGCGGTGAAAGTCAATCCGGAGTTCGCCGAAGCATTTCAGAATCTCGGCAATTTATATTTAGAGATGAAGAATTTTCAGCAGGCCCGAATGCAATTCGAGCGAGCCCTATCGATCCGTCCCGATTTCAAAAAGGCTAAGAACGGGTTGGCCGAGTCGGAACGCGAGTCGAATGCCGCGCGGCGTGAATACAGCCCGTTCGGCCGACTCGTCGATCCTGCGAAGGCTAAAAAGACATCGAAGAAGAACGTCAAAGAAATGTCGTCGGCGCAGCGATGTCGCGACCGTGCTGACTTGCATGATCTGGCGAGCGAGCTGGAGGAGACGACCAGACGATTCACAACAGCCCTCCGAGATGAATTGGAGCCGGCGCTTTACGGGCTCGAACGATTGATCGGCACCGGCCGCTCTGACGAGTCGCTGCTCAAAGGGATCGAAGAGTTTCATCAATCGGCGGTCGCGGCCCGCGAACGCCGAGGTGAAATGAAACGCAAGGTCTTGGAACTCTGGGCCCACGAAGAGTTGCAAAATACGCCGTCGACCCCGGCAAAGGCCGAAGACCCGGACACTGTTGATACCGAAGAAGAGTTCGGAGACGCCACGCCGATGATCATCGTTGATGATTAA
- a CDS encoding excinuclease ABC subunit UvrA: MIAPQTLSVTRTMRYSSLSTIGTSGDVTKGNAIAAGVDFSDTLSLRNVSTHNLRGIDIEFPLGKLVVVCGVSGSGKSSLVFDTVVAEGARRYWETIATASTAQRPRMPKPRVDFVRGIPPIVAVGQQTRREDRGSTVASLSDILPRLSLLFGRLGIAHDPDGGRPLVTHSIDEIVDALGAFEARTKFLILGPLRRSEDETSTELIERVRRLGFARIRIDGEVIDLAEVEPTNVDDRPAVELVVDRLISKEGIEHRIRDAVRTATDHAGGICIVSHLDSGEFKDTRYLTRPVCEQTGRAYPSLEPRMFRFESPAGACAMCGGTGTIETETIESETTPDLMEKVCPDCDGARLDEFSRHVRLGGLTFHEVMSRPIGQALEWLQQLADDLDNRFRPGSIVAGTASRAIPEIAIRLKGLLRLRLGYLSLGRAVSTLSGGEMHRTRLAGAIGAGFVGTCYVLDEPTSGLHPSDVIQLIDVLKELRDQGNSLIVVEHDRRVVEAADYVIEVGPGAGVNGGRIVFSGGPDDLSRCAESVTARFLGLRLDQSSKADLDAMEPSSIANEPSDFAATLRNCTRNNLKSVSVEFPRGLLTCVTGVSGSGKSTLVMETLVPAIRGALSKDFGGRKERAPKSPSKPQIGSTPDDDAFHEFSADVQTESITRLAVVDRRPVGRSPLSVPATYLGIWDEIRKLFARTREARTAGFRPSRFAFTSKSGRCPACRGRGIRRMRVGGLPDQIRNCETCHGRRFNRQTLAVRYKGCSVGDVLDMRVDDAQAFFESVEPIHKVLDVVVRIGLGYLPLGQSSTSLSGGEAQRLRLARHLTNEMQESFIVLDEPSAGLHPADICRLTDVLLDLRSAGHTVVAIEHDLEMIRRADYVIEVGPGAGDRGGLIVAAGPMATVVGNQDSLTGKLLRDVHHQAATS, encoded by the coding sequence ATGATAGCGCCGCAGACACTCAGCGTCACCCGCACGATGCGGTATTCGTCTCTTTCCACAATCGGGACTTCCGGCGACGTGACCAAAGGCAACGCGATAGCAGCCGGCGTCGATTTCTCGGACACGCTATCGCTCCGTAACGTTTCGACGCACAACCTCCGCGGAATCGACATCGAATTCCCGCTGGGCAAGTTGGTCGTCGTGTGCGGGGTGAGCGGGAGCGGCAAGAGTTCTCTCGTGTTCGACACGGTGGTCGCGGAAGGAGCACGTCGTTACTGGGAGACGATCGCCACGGCATCGACGGCGCAACGGCCGCGAATGCCCAAACCACGTGTCGATTTCGTTCGCGGGATTCCGCCGATCGTCGCGGTGGGACAGCAAACCCGACGCGAAGATCGCGGCAGCACCGTCGCGAGTCTTTCCGACATTCTACCGCGATTGTCGCTCTTGTTCGGGCGTCTGGGCATCGCTCATGATCCTGATGGGGGACGGCCGCTCGTGACGCACTCCATCGACGAAATCGTCGATGCACTCGGAGCATTCGAAGCACGGACGAAGTTTCTCATTCTGGGTCCGCTCAGGCGATCCGAAGATGAGACTTCGACCGAGTTGATTGAACGGGTTCGGCGTCTCGGATTTGCGCGGATTCGGATCGACGGCGAAGTCATCGACCTCGCGGAGGTCGAGCCGACAAATGTCGACGACCGACCCGCCGTGGAATTGGTTGTCGACCGCCTGATCTCCAAAGAAGGAATCGAACACCGGATTCGTGATGCCGTGCGGACGGCGACCGACCACGCAGGCGGAATTTGTATTGTCAGCCACCTTGATAGCGGTGAATTCAAAGACACCCGCTATTTGACGAGACCGGTGTGCGAACAAACGGGCCGCGCCTATCCGTCTTTGGAACCAAGAATGTTTCGGTTTGAAAGCCCGGCCGGTGCGTGTGCGATGTGCGGCGGCACCGGGACAATTGAAACAGAGACTATTGAATCCGAGACGACGCCAGACTTGATGGAAAAGGTTTGCCCGGACTGCGATGGGGCTCGCCTCGACGAGTTCAGCCGGCATGTTCGATTGGGCGGACTCACCTTTCATGAAGTCATGTCACGACCGATCGGGCAGGCTCTCGAATGGCTGCAGCAACTCGCTGATGATCTCGACAATCGTTTCCGCCCCGGTTCGATTGTGGCGGGGACGGCATCGCGGGCGATTCCGGAAATTGCCATCCGCCTGAAAGGACTGCTGCGTCTGAGACTCGGCTATCTGTCGCTCGGTCGCGCGGTTAGCACGCTCTCCGGCGGCGAGATGCACCGGACAAGACTGGCCGGCGCGATCGGGGCGGGCTTCGTGGGCACGTGTTACGTGCTCGATGAGCCGACCTCAGGACTGCACCCGTCCGACGTCATCCAACTGATCGACGTGCTCAAAGAGCTGCGAGACCAAGGCAATTCGTTGATCGTGGTCGAACACGATCGACGGGTTGTTGAGGCGGCCGACTATGTGATCGAAGTCGGGCCGGGCGCCGGCGTGAACGGAGGTCGCATCGTCTTCAGCGGTGGGCCGGACGATCTGTCGCGATGCGCTGAGTCCGTTACTGCACGATTCCTCGGACTGCGACTGGACCAGAGCAGCAAAGCCGATCTCGATGCAATGGAACCCTCGTCAATCGCGAATGAGCCGAGTGATTTTGCGGCGACGCTGCGAAACTGCACGCGGAACAATTTGAAATCTGTTTCCGTCGAATTTCCCCGAGGGCTACTGACATGCGTGACCGGTGTGAGCGGATCGGGCAAGAGCACGCTCGTGATGGAGACGTTGGTGCCGGCGATCCGCGGCGCTCTCTCTAAAGACTTTGGCGGGCGAAAAGAGCGAGCCCCGAAATCGCCGTCGAAACCTCAAATTGGTTCCACTCCGGACGACGACGCCTTTCATGAATTTTCGGCGGACGTGCAGACCGAATCGATCACTCGTCTTGCCGTGGTCGACCGTCGTCCGGTCGGACGAAGTCCCCTTTCGGTCCCGGCGACCTATTTGGGTATCTGGGATGAAATTCGCAAATTGTTCGCACGAACGCGGGAAGCGCGAACGGCAGGGTTTCGTCCCTCACGATTCGCGTTCACGTCGAAGTCGGGTCGCTGTCCGGCCTGCCGCGGTCGCGGGATTCGTCGGATGCGGGTGGGCGGGTTGCCTGATCAAATACGGAATTGCGAGACCTGTCACGGACGGCGTTTCAACCGCCAAACGCTTGCGGTCCGCTATAAAGGCTGCAGCGTTGGCGATGTCCTCGATATGCGGGTCGACGATGCTCAAGCATTCTTCGAGTCGGTCGAGCCGATTCACAAGGTTCTCGACGTCGTCGTCCGAATCGGGCTCGGCTATTTGCCGTTGGGGCAATCATCGACGAGCCTTTCCGGCGGGGAAGCGCAACGCCTGCGGCTGGCCCGCCATCTCACCAACGAGATGCAAGAGTCATTCATCGTGCTCGATGAACCCTCCGCGGGGCTGCATCCGGCGGACATCTGCCGCCTGACCGACGTATTGCTTGACCTCCGCTCAGCCGGCCATACGGTTGTGGCGATCGAGCATGACCTTGAGATGATTCGGCGGGCCGACTATGTCATTGAAGTCGGTCCCGGCGCGGGCGATCGGGGAGGATTAATCGTGGCCGCCGGGCCAATGGCGACGGTCGTCGGCAATCAAGATTCACTGACCGGCAAATTATTGCGGGACGTGCATCACCAAGCCGCCACGAGTTAG
- a CDS encoding GlsB/YeaQ/YmgE family stress response membrane protein, translating into MLSHDMQLVINEAIQELLVWVGFGTLVGLAAKAIMPGRDPGGSIATFMMGIAGCIIGCGILMFFFNDVSVTPISPLGFAVGTGGAFLLLFFYRLLSGSLFAESEDGDRFMYWRHRWRRRRRLMND; encoded by the coding sequence ATGCTCAGTCATGACATGCAGCTCGTGATCAACGAAGCGATCCAGGAACTGCTTGTGTGGGTCGGGTTCGGCACGCTCGTCGGCTTGGCCGCCAAGGCCATTATGCCGGGGCGAGATCCAGGCGGCTCCATTGCCACGTTCATGATGGGCATCGCCGGATGCATCATCGGTTGCGGTATCCTGATGTTCTTCTTCAACGACGTTTCGGTGACGCCGATCAGTCCGCTCGGATTCGCCGTTGGAACCGGCGGGGCATTCCTGCTGCTATTTTTCTATCGCCTGCTCTCCGGGTCGCTGTTTGCCGAATCAGAAGATGGCGATCGTTTCATGTACTGGCGACATCGCTGGCGACGGCGGCGACGGCTCATGAACGATTAA
- a CDS encoding TIGR01777 family oxidoreductase, with the protein MPEFVKRSEMPASAEEVFRYHDRPGALQRLTPPWEPVEVIKQADNIEPGAEVVLRVGLAGPIKKDWHARHTKYVPYEMFEDVQESGPFAEWVHTHRMEPRSSESSMLEDRIWYRLPFGPLGRIGGAALTRSKLEAMFAYRHEVTKQDLLAHRRFSDQGPMRILVSGSSGLVGSNLVSFLTTGGHEVTRLTRKKSGTREPEVEWDVRNQQLSAAELEGMDAVVHLAGEPIMGRWTEEKKNKIRDSRTKGTTLLCETLASLEQKPKVLICASAIGIYGEGGPTELNEDSPLPPLEALKKSNPGAAFLSDVARDWEAACEPARQAGIRVVNIRIGIVLSPKGGALAKMLPLFKYGMGGKLGNGRQWWSWIALDDLIGTIHYAICDESISGPVNGTAPQPVTNEEFTKTLGKVLHRPTILPVPSFGPKILLGSEEADALLFASTRVLPKRLLDAGYKFRHDRLDGALQHLIGKNG; encoded by the coding sequence ATGCCTGAATTTGTAAAACGCTCCGAGATGCCGGCCTCCGCTGAGGAGGTATTTCGCTACCACGACCGGCCGGGGGCACTACAGCGGCTGACCCCTCCCTGGGAGCCGGTCGAGGTGATCAAGCAGGCCGACAACATCGAACCGGGGGCGGAAGTCGTCCTTCGGGTCGGGCTTGCCGGGCCGATCAAGAAAGACTGGCACGCGCGACATACGAAATACGTGCCCTACGAAATGTTCGAGGACGTGCAGGAGTCGGGGCCGTTCGCCGAGTGGGTACATACGCATCGGATGGAACCCCGGTCGAGTGAGTCGAGCATGCTGGAGGATCGCATCTGGTATCGCTTGCCGTTCGGGCCGCTTGGTCGGATCGGCGGCGCGGCGTTGACGCGGTCAAAGCTGGAGGCAATGTTCGCCTATCGACACGAAGTGACGAAACAGGACTTGCTCGCACATCGACGTTTTTCAGATCAGGGACCTATGCGAATTCTCGTCAGCGGCTCATCCGGTCTGGTCGGCTCCAATCTCGTTTCGTTTCTCACGACCGGCGGGCACGAAGTGACCCGGCTGACGCGGAAGAAGTCAGGCACACGCGAGCCGGAAGTCGAATGGGATGTTCGGAACCAACAGCTCAGTGCAGCCGAACTGGAGGGGATGGATGCCGTCGTTCACCTTGCGGGTGAACCAATCATGGGGCGGTGGACCGAAGAAAAGAAGAACAAAATTCGGGACAGCCGCACCAAAGGTACCACGCTCTTGTGCGAAACTCTCGCCTCGCTTGAACAGAAGCCGAAAGTTCTTATCTGCGCTTCGGCGATCGGAATCTACGGGGAAGGCGGGCCGACAGAATTAAACGAAGACTCACCCTTGCCGCCGCTTGAGGCCTTGAAGAAATCAAATCCGGGCGCGGCATTTCTTTCTGATGTCGCGCGCGACTGGGAAGCGGCTTGTGAACCGGCGCGACAGGCGGGAATTCGAGTCGTCAATATCCGGATCGGAATCGTCCTCTCGCCGAAGGGCGGGGCGCTTGCCAAGATGCTTCCGCTGTTTAAGTACGGTATGGGCGGAAAACTCGGTAATGGACGACAGTGGTGGAGTTGGATCGCGCTCGATGATCTCATCGGCACGATCCATTACGCGATCTGCGATGAATCGATTTCCGGGCCGGTCAACGGAACCGCCCCTCAACCGGTCACGAACGAAGAATTCACCAAGACCTTGGGCAAAGTTCTGCACCGTCCGACGATCCTCCCGGTTCCGTCATTCGGGCCGAAAATATTGCTCGGCTCCGAAGAGGCTGACGCACTGCTCTTTGCGAGTACGCGTGTCCTACCGAAGCGATTGCTTGACGCGGGTTACAAATTCCGACATGACCGGCTCGACGGAGCACTGCAGCATCTGATCGGCAAGAATGGTTAA